The window GCATTGATGCAGCGTCAAAGTGCTCCGCCGGAAACAAACCAAGCCTTAAATGCATTTGCCTGTACAATGGGAGTGGAAAATTACGATGTCACTGAAGCTAAAATTATTGAGAATGGTGGCAAGGTAGCAATGCATAAATATGCCCTGCCTGGAATGGCGTGGCAAGGATACTATTTAGATACCGAAGGAAATACATTTGGGATTCATCAACCAGATGTGAAAGCAAAATAGGTGATTCACGTGGACTGTTCTTACAGGGAACAATCGGAAGTTTAACGCACAAAAAGGGTGTAAGTTACAATCCAATTCATATAGAGAACAAGCCACAGACTCTTGTTTGAC of the Bacillus sp. 1NLA3E genome contains:
- a CDS encoding VOC family protein — translated: MGRLIHFEIHVNDMERAKKFYGEVFGWSFQDWSDYAGMPYFGAVTGNENEPGINGALMQRQSAPPETNQALNAFACTMGVENYDVTEAKIIENGGKVAMHKYALPGMAWQGYYLDTEGNTFGIHQPDVKAK